The sequence below is a genomic window from Paramisgurnus dabryanus chromosome 4, PD_genome_1.1, whole genome shotgun sequence.
GGCAGACTCTCCTGTCAATAGTACAGAGACCAAGACACCTCACTCCAGCACAGGGGACAGTGACAAACATGAGGGACTTGCTGAAACCCCTCAAACAAATCCTGAAATCCATGTTTCTTTTTTGGATACTACAGCAGAAGACATAGAGTATGCAATTGAGCAGGATGTTCGAATCAGACAAAACACTACACTCCGTTCTTATTCTAAATTGGATATGTCAGATATGGTTTCACATCTCAGCAGTGACCTAGAACAGTGTCTAAAAGAAACAGGAGCACCAGTTAGCCATCAACAAGATGTAGATATTGTTCAAGAAAGCTTTATAGAGATTGTTCTGACACATGCAGCAGAAATTAAAACTCCAGGAAGAGAGTTTGCAAGATGCAGTTTAAAGGAGGATTTGAAAGGAATAAGCAGGAGTCagtctgaagagtctttagatGAAAATGCAGTTAGTGGTGGATCTGTACCTGTTTTTGGATCGGTTTCTGTATCTCCTAGAGTTGTAGAAATCCTGACTGACAACCCAGAAGATAGACATCCAGGGACTGTGGAGAGTACAACTGAACAGGAAATCCATATCATACGAGACACTAGACTCTCTTCTCCCCCTAAAAGGCATATGTCAGGTATGGTTTCACATCTTAGCAGTGATCTAGAACAGTGTCTTAAAGAAACACCAGTACCAGTTAGCCATCCACAAGATGTAGATATTGTTCAAGAAAGCTGTAAAGAAGTTGTTCTTAGCTGTGATAGTAAACACCGTTCGGTAGAAATAAAAATGACAGCAAGAGAGTTTGAAAGTTGCAGTTTAGAAGAGGATTtagaaaaaataagtaggaGTCAGTCTGAGGAGTCTTTAGAGGAAATTGCAGTTGGTGGGGGATCTGTacctgtttttggatcagtttCTGTTTCTCCTAGAGTTGTAAAAACCCTGATTGAAAGCCCAGAAGACAGACATCCAGGAACTCTGGAGAGTACAACTGAACAAGGAGTCAGAATCAAACAGGGCACTATACTTTCTTCTCCTCCTAAAAGGGATATGTCAGATATGATTTCACATCTCAGCAGTGACTTAGAAGAAATGGCAGAACCAGTTAGCCATCCACAAAATGTAGATATAGGTCAAGAAAGCTTTAAAGAGGTTGTTCTGACCCATGGTAGTAAATATCATCAAACAGAAGTAAAAATGCCAGCCAGAGAGTTTGGAAGTGGCAATTTAGAggatgatttaaaaagaaagagtAGGAGTCAGTCTGATGAGTCTTTAGATGAAGATGCAGTGATTGGTGAATCAATACATGTTTTTGGATCAGTTTCTGTGTCTTCAAGAGTTGTAGAAACTCCAATTAAAAACCCAGAAGACAGACATCCATGGACTCTGGAGACCAAGGACACAACTGAACAGAAAGTCCAAATCAAACAAGACACTATACTCTCTTCTCCTCCTAAAAGGGATATGCCAGATATGGTTTCACATTTCAGCAGTGACTTAGAACAGTGTCTTAAAGAAACATCAGTACCAGTTAGCCATCTACAAGATGTAGATATTGTTCAAGACAGCTTTGAAGAGGATTTTCTGACCCATGATAGTAAACATCATCCTGGGGAGGTAGAAATGCCAGCAAAAGAGTTTGGAAGTGGCAGTTTAGAGGATGATTTGGAAAGAATGAGTAGGAGTCAGTCTGAGGAGTCTTTAGATGAAGATGCAGTGATTGGTGAATCGATACATTATTTTGGATCAGTTTCTGTGTCTTCAAGAGTTGTAGAAACTTTAATTGAAAACCCAGAAGTTACACATCCATGGACCATGGAGACTGAGGACACAACTGAACAGGAAGTCAGAATCAAACAAGACATTATACTCTCTTCTCCTCCTAAAAGGGATATAGTTTCACATCTCAGCAGTGACTTAGAACAGTGTCTTAAAGAAACACCAGTACCAGTTAGCCATCTACAAGATGTAGATATTGTTCAAGAAAGCTTTGAAGAGGATTTTCTGACCCATGATAGTAAACATCATCCTGGGGAGGTAGAAATGCCAGCAAAAGAGTTTGGAAGTGGCAGTTTAGAGGATGATTTGGAAAGAATGAGTAGGAGTCAGTCTGAGGAGTCTTTAGATGAAGATGCCGTGATTGGTGAATCGATACATGATTTTGGATCAGTTTCTGTGTCTTCAAGAGTTGTACAAACTTCAATTGAAAACCCAGAAGACAGACATCCATGGTCTCTGGAGACTGAGGACACAACTGAACAGGAAGTCCGAATCAAACGAGACATTATACTCTCTTCTCCTAAACGGGATATGTCAGATATGGTGTCACATCTCAGCAGTGACTTAGAACAGTGTCTTAAAGAAACACCAGTTCCAGTTAGCCATCTACAAGATGTAGATATTGATCAAGAAAGCTTTGAAGAGGATTTTCTGACCCATGATAGTAAACATCATTCGGGAGAAGTGAAAATGCCAGCAAGAAAGTTTGGAAGTGGCACTTTAGAGGCTGATTTGGACAGAATAAGTAGGAGTCAGTCTGAGGAGTCTTTAGATGAAGATGCAGTGATTGGTGAATCGATACATCATTTTGGATCAGTTTCTGTGTCTTCAAGAGTGGTAGAAACTCTCATTGAAAACCCAGAAGACAGACATCCATGGACCATGGAGACTGAGGACACAACTGAACAGGAAGTCCAAATCAAAGGAGACAGTATACTCTCTTCTCTTCCTAAAAGGGATATGTCAGATATGGTTTCACATCTCAGCAGTGACTTAGAACAGTGTCTTAAAGAAACACCAGTTCCAGTTGGCCATCTACAAGATGTAGATATTGTTCAAGAAAGCTTTGAAGAGGATTTTCTGACCCATGATAGTAAACATCATTCGGGAGAAGTGAAAATGCCAGCAAGAAAGTTTGGAAGTGGCACTTTAGAGGCTGATTTGGACAGAATAAGTAGGAGTCAGTCTGAGGAGTCTTTAGATGAAGATGCAGTGATTGGTAAATCGATACATCATTTTGGATCAGTTTCTGTGTCTTCAAAAGTGGTAGAAACTCTCATTGAAAACCCAGAAGACAGACATCCAGGGACTCTGGAGACTGAGGACACAACTGAACAGGAAGTCCGAATCAAGGGAGACAGTATACTCTCTTCCCCTCCTAAAAGGGATATGTCAGATATGGTTTCACATCTCAGCATTGACTTGGAACAGTGTCTTAAAGAAACACCAGTACCAGTTAGCCATCTACAAGATGAAGATATTGTTCAAGAAAGCTTTGAAGAAGATTTTCTGACCCGTGATAGTAGGCATAATTTGGGAGAAGTAAAAATGCCAGCAAAAGAGTTTGGAAGTGGCAGTTTAGAGGATGATTTGGAAAGAATGAGTAGGAGTCAGTCTGAGGAGTCTTTAGATGAAGATGCAGTGATTGGTGAATCGATACCTGATTTTGGATCGGTTTCTGTGCCTTCAAGAGTTGTAAAAACTCCAATTGAAAACCCAGAAGACAGACATCCATGGTCTCTGGAGACCGAGGACACAACTGAACAGGAAGTCAGAATCAAACGAGACATTATACTCTCTTCTCCTCCTAAACGGGATATGTCAGATATGGTGTCACATCTCAGTAGTGACTTAGAACAGTGTCTTAAAGAAACACCAGTACCAGTTGCCCATCTACAAGATGTAGATATTGTTCAAGAAAGCTTTGAAGAGGATTTTCTGACCCATGGTAGTAAATATCATTCGGGAGAAGTTAAAATGCCAGCAAGAGAGTTTGGAAGTGGCACTTCAGAGGCTGATTTGGAAAGAATGAGTAGGAGTCAGTCTGAGGAGTCTTTAGATGAAGATGCAGTGATTGGTGAATCAATACCTGATATTGGATCAGTTTCTGTGTCTTCAAGAGTTGTAGAAACTCCAGTTGAATACCCAGAAGACAGATATCCAGGGACCATGGAGACTGAGGACACAACTGAACAGGAAGTCCGAATCAAACGAGACACTATACTCTCTTCTCCTCCTAAAAGGGATATGTCAGATATGGTTTCACATCTCAGCACTGACTTAGAACAGTGTCTTAAAGAAACACCAGAACCAGTTAGCCATCTACAAGATGAAGATATTGTTCAAGAAAGCTTTGAAGAGGATTTTCTGACCCGTGATAGTAAACATAATTTGGGAGAAGTAAAAATGCCAGCAAAAGAGTTTGGAAGTGGCAGTTTAGAGGATGATTTGGAAAGAATGAGTAGGAGTCAGTATGAGGAGTCTTTAGATGAAGATGGAGTGATTGGTGAAGCGATACCTGATTTTGGATCGGTTTCTGTGTCTTCAAGAGTTGTAGAAACTCCAATTGAAAACCCAGAAGACAGACATCCATGGTCTCTGGAGACTGAGGACACAACTGAACAGGATGTCAGAATCAAACAAGACACTTTACTCTCTTCTCCTCCTAAACGGGATATGTCAGATATGGTGTCACATCTCAGCAGTGACTTAGAACAGTGTCTTAAAGAAACACCAGTACCAGTTGGCCATCTACAAGATGTAGATATTGTTCAAGAATGCTTTGAAGAGGATTTTCTGACCCATGATAGTAAACATCATTCGGGAGAAGAGAAAATGCCAGCAAGAGAGTTTGAAAGTGGCACTTCAGAGGCTGATTTGGAAAAAATGAGTAGGAGTCagtctgaagagtctttagatGAAGATGCAGTCATTGGTATATCTGAACCCATTTTCGGATCAATTCATGTGTCTCCTAGAGTTGTAGAAACCCTGACAGCAGACATAATGGAAGCTCGGGAGACAGAAAGTACAAATAAACAGGCAATTCTTGTAACATCTTATGAAAGAGTGGAAAGTGACAAGAGTGATCTTGCATGTACAGTAATCTCCctaaaaaacaaaactgaatcACCATTTCTTGATGACTCCAGGACTGATTTACCATCTCCATCCACCAAGACTGAGTCACCCTCCCCTAATGATTCTAAAATTGATTCACTCTTATCATTTACCAAAGCTGATTTACCATCCCCTGATGATTCTAACATCATAATTCAAGACACAATTCAAGTTATGAAGTACAGCTATATGGAGCCTATGGGCGGTGAAACAACCATACAGAAAAGTACAGAAAGTACATATACAGAAAGTACTTCGATCTATAGTGAAAGTAGGAAGTCTATAGATTCCGATATAATCACTGAGCCTGAGGGGATAATTCAGTATAGTCTTCACAGTGAAGATACACCAAATAGACCTCTTAATTTGGATTCATTGGAGTTTAAAACCATGACTGACTCCAAAACTTTCTGTCAAATGGACTCACTAGAAACTAGTCCCGTTAAAGAAGATTCGTCATCTCATAAAAGCCCAGACTCTATTGAGCCAAGTCCAATCAAGGAGTCCCCATGTCCAGACTCTTTAGATGGAAGTCCCACAGGGCAAGGGCATGATATTGAAAGGGTCTTCTCAATGAGTCAGACTTCAGTAGAAGACTTCGTAGAAAATGCAGAAAGTCAAAAGAAAAGTGAATCATTCCAATCATTAGGGACACAGCAGACCTCAGATATGGAGGATGTTTCTATGACCTTGCATCCAAAAGAAAGCGACAGTGATGAGCTTAAGGATACCGATGCCTTACAGAGACAAATTACTCCAGAAGAGCAGATGTTTAAGCAGGCCTCAGATATGGAGGATGTTTCTATCACCATGAATCCAAAGGAAAGCGACAGTGATGAGCTTGAGGATACTGATGCCTTACAGAGACAATTTACTCCAGAAGAGCAGATGTTTAAGCAGACCTCAGATATGGAGGATGTTTCTATGACCTTGGATCCAAAAGAAAGCGACAGTGATGAGCTTGAGGATACTGATAGCTTACAGAGACAATTTACTCCAGAAGAGCAGATGTTTAAGCAGACCTCAGATATGGAGGATGTTTCTATGACCTTGGATCCAAAAGAAAGCGACAGTGATGAGCTTGAGGATACTAATGCCTTACAGAGACAATTTACTCCACAAGAGCAGATGTTTAAGCAGACCTCAGATATTGAGGATGTTTCTATGACCTTGGGTCCAAAAGAAAGCGACAGTGATGAGCTTGAGGATACTGATGGCTTACAGAGACAATTTACTCCAGAAGAGCAGATGTTTAAGCAGACATCAGATATGGAGGATGTTTCTATGACCTTGGATCCAAAAGAAAGCGACAGTGATGAGCTTGAGGATACTGATGGCTTACAGAGACAATTTACTCCAGAAGAGCAGATGTTTAAGATGGCTGCAAAGATCAAAACATTCGATGAAATGGAAAAAGATcaagcaaaaaagaaaaaagtcaaatttgaTTTTGATTGTATTTCTAAACAACCAAAAGAAGAAGTGCTATCACCACAACAAAGTCCATTGGACTTTACCACAGTGTCAACCAATGAATCACAAGAACAGTGGTTAGAGAACCTGACTGAATCTGACCCACCTGGCCCAGTATCACCCTTATTTTCTTCATCATCAGGTGATGAAtatgacagccctaatttagctaagtcatcacacaaggtctcaGAAGAAACCATTCAGGTTTTAAAAACCATGGACGAAGATGAACatagccatttggggactgttgATTTACAACCATGCACATATAGACCATTTGTGCAAACACCCATAGAACATGAGGAAGATTATGAAAATATCCATTCAGAGTATTATAATGCAGTAATTGGTGAGGTTTATACTACTGATGCAACAGGGCAGGATGTAGTTGTTACATCACAATTACAGATCAAAATGGAAATTGAGATAGCCAGTGATGTTGAAAATAAGTCTCCTGGGGAGAGCCAAACATCTGAAAATATCACTGAACCAATTTCCCCACTTGATCTTATGTGTACTGCTGAAAATAAAGTGCTGGATGAAACCCAAGCAGTTGCATTCATTTATGAAGAGGACCATAAAGGAAAATCAATAGAAATGCCATCATCGCCAAGAGACTTAGTACCCTGGAGTGCTGAAATAGAAGACGATGAAGCATTTGATGCACGAATCGAGGCTGAAGAGCAGAAAATACTTGCTTTGTGTACAGACAGACGATCTCGTGAAACCACACCTGACACAACTCCAGGGCGAACACCTACTGAAGAAGGGACACCAAATCCATTCCTTTTCCAAGAGGGAAAATTGTTTGAAATGACTAGAGGTGGAGCTATTGACATGACCAGAAGGACCGTAGAGGACAATGAAGAAAGAGTCTTTTTCCCAGTAAATGAAGATCCAACTGAGCAAGATACATTTGAACAAGCAACATCCAATACCAGTGAATCTGTTGCTTCTTTTGAGCTGCCCCTAGATGGTATAATGCAGCAAGACCACATTACAGATGAGTCTGATTCAAAATCTGAAGCCTTTAGTGAAACTGAAACTGAGGATCTTGTGCAGTCCAAATATCAGGAACCAACTGATTTTTCCATGCAAAGTGAACAAGAGAGTCCCACAGAGAATTGTTTAATCTATGAGGACACGCTAATACCAAATATTGACACTGCCACATCTACAGTAACCCGAACTGTGTATTCTGATCAAGACCTGGAATCCTCTGACTCTTCAGTGGAAGATGATCAGCATTCTGTTGTTGAAATGCCCATGTTCACTCAAGAATCTGTTGTTTCAACTAGTGTCTCAGACCATACTGTTAATCAAAAGCAGTCATTATCTTCGTTTTCCACTGAGTCCAAAGAAATTGTTACTGAAATGGAAGACATAACCCCCAAACCAAAAATACACATAAAAGCAGCTAGTTTTGACAGAACTTTAGGGCAAGGAGATTCTACTGAGCGGAGTCAAAGGCCTAAATCTGAGGCTGATATCGATCATTCAGAATGGTCCATGTATGTCGCAGAAGATCACATTAATATAGATTACCCCAAACCGAAGACTTTATCCTCTCAGCTGCCTTTTCCACAGGATCAAGATAATTTACCCCAGCCATCCAATCAACCTGAACCTTCTTTAGAATGCTCTCAGGAATTGGACCTAACAAAGACAGAGTTTGAAAAAGTCAAGGGAGAAAGAGCTTCTCTTGACTCAGACATAGAAAGTAATTTGAAAATAGTTCGACCCCCATCTATAGGTGAGGATGTCTTTGAGACAAGACCCAACTGGGAAGATAGTGTGGAGACACAGATGCAGAGAATCTCAGACAGCACTACTCCAGACCAATGTAAAGGTATCTCTACTTGGCTCTTGCCCCCCCTAATCTTTACTCCAAATTGTACCTTAATTCCATAACTCTTTTAAGTTTGTtgtattttcttttctttgctGTGCTGTGTTGTCTTTTGTGAtgtcttatttgttttttttttttgtcgtgTGGTTTGTGCTGTATTTTGTCTTAtctttatatttgtgtgtgtcttATGTTTTGTAACTTTCTATGTCATGTTATCCATTTGTatatcaatgtttacattaACTGAAATCTCAAGATTGACAGTCTCTGCATTTGTTGGCTAATAATTCCTGTGCAATGCATGCCCACTGCTGCATGTTTTAAAGAGAAgtagcaaaaaataaaaaattaattcaaaaaaatctcaaaaaaaagaaaaattggaGAAAAAATTTCCACAAGAATTGGGGTTTTCCTCCTCCATAAAACGACCTCATAGTTTATTTGTACAAGCAGCTTATGATGACCTTTGGTTACGTTTTAAAGTTAAGTGCCCTCTAGCTGACATAGAAATGACAGTGGTGTGTCATAATGAAAAGATGTTTGACCGTACCTGTACATCTAAATGTGGGTTCATTTATATGCAGTGTCTGAACTTTTTACACACCATTTTCCCAATATTTCTCAAAATTTGCTgtttcatttatgcatttggtagacaCTTTTGATGAGAGACTTGCATTGCATTTAAGGTATACCTTGTACAGTATTAGTTTGCGTCATGTGGGATGTGCGAACCCATGATTTTGATGCTGCTAGCACAGTGCTCAACCAGTTAAACCACAGCAATGCCCAATTATCTTGCAGATTGAACACCCCATTGGTTTAAGGCAATAGCTGATGTGGCATTGCCTGCGCAGTCTATAGAAGTGCTAATTTTGTGAGCGCTCCTATGGATCATATCTGAGGGAACTGACAAACAACCTATGCTGTCGTATGTGCTGGAGGATATGTTTAAAGAATTAATTTACAGTGGATATTTAGTCACTTTTTCATTCATGCTGCTGCAAAATGCTGACACAATAGTTGATTATGCTCTATTATTAgacttacttattcatttagctgacgattttatccaaagtgacttacaattgctatttatgtcagaggtcgcacgcctctgacataaatagaattttttttaatttgaaagGGTTTACAGAACGATAAGGACCACTGTAAAATTCAAATAATCCAGATAGCAAATCAAGGGAAATTTcttgtttttatgttatttgttgtttctactTTAACTAATGTTTTCAGCGGATTGGCATGATGATGCAGATAGGAAAGAAGAGACTTTGGCCATCATTGCTGACCTTCTAGGTTTTAGCTGGACAGGTAAGTTAATAGCAGACCAACACATACATTTTATTCTTAATcccatttaagcatttattgGTATATTCATGCCGATAGCTAGGTAATCTACACACAAGTTAATTCATAAAAGTTGGGGGAAGCGCAATTTGACATGTCTAATTCACCTAACCttcatgtttttggcctgtgggagggaaccggagtaaacccacactGCCACATGGAGATTGAGAACATGCAAATTCCACACAGAAAGGTCACCTGACCCAGCCAGGTCTTGAACtagggaccttcttgctgtgaggcgaCAATGCTACCCATTGAGTCAATGTGCCGCCCATATTATGTTTAATAGGGTATTTTTTACCCTAGCACAAAGTAGTACACATGCTGCAGGTTTTTAAAGAGTTAAGGTTTTTGCTTGGTGCATCATAATGACTTTCAATGAGAAATTAAGTCAAAGCTAAAGGTCACCTATAACCTATAACACCTtggcaaccacatagcaacccCCTGCCAATCATTCACCCTTTTTTGGCTTTGTATAGGCTGGCACCTCTCACAATTTCTTCAAAATCTATAAGGATGAAGTTTATTTATCAAATATAGTTTAGTATGTGTACAAGTGGTACAAGTGTCTTTCACCAGCATGAACTCTTAAATTCTCAAACTATTTACAGAGCTAGCCAAAGAGTTAGAGTTTAATGTGGACGAGATTCAGCAAGTGCGTGCTGAAAACCCAAACTCACTACAAGAACAGAGTCATGCCCTTTTACAGCGCTGGGTAGAGAGAGAAGGAAAGCATGCAA
It includes:
- the LOC135735836 gene encoding uncharacterized protein isoform X7 translates to MSRSSIESQSRGGSVRDVRMASNNSSPEGGSPPHQNRIRQSDSNTSFLRAARAGNIEKVLEFLKGGQDISTCNQNGLNALHLAAKEGHVELVEELLDRGAAVDSATKKGNTALHIACLAGQKQVAKLLVKRAADVNAQSQNGFTPLYMAAQENHLEVVRYLLENGGNQSTATEDGFTPLAIALQQGHNQVVSLLLEHDTKGKVRLPALHIAARKDDTKSAALLLQNDHNADVQSKNGITPLHVASKRGNNNMIALLLDRTAQIDAKTRDGLTPLHCAARSGHDLAVEILLERGAPILARTKNGLSPLHMSAQGDHVECVKHLLQHKAPVDDVTLDYLTALHVAAHCGHYRVTKLLLDKKANPNARALNGFTPLHIACKKNRVKVMELLVKYGASIQAITESGLTPIHVAAFMGHLNIVLLLLQNGASPDICNIRGETALHMAARAGQMEVVRCLLRNGALVDAMAREDQTPLHIASRLGQTEIVQLLLQHMAHPDASTTNGYTPLHIAAREGQLETAAVLLEAGASHSLATKKGFTPLHVAAKYGSLDVAKLLLQRRALLDDPGKYGLTPLHVAAHYDNQQVAMLLLDKGASPHATAKNGYTPLHIAAKKNQTQIATALLQYGAETNALTKQGVSPLHLASQEGHTEMASLLLERGAHVSAATKSGLTPLHLAAQEDRVQVAEILVKHEANVDQQTKLGYTPLIVACHYGNVKMVNFLLQNGANVNGKTKNGYTPLHQAAQQGNTHIINVLLQNGAKPNAVTMNGNTALSIAKRLGYISVVDTLKVVTEEIVTTTTTVTEKHKMNVPETMTEVLDVSDEEGEDTMTGDGGEYLRAEDLRELGDDSLPGHYLDGMSYNHNLDRSHETPSHLGYRGEGILIEEMITSHQLSRVSAFARENEKDSYRLSWGTEHLDNVVLTSTLLQSGRSTPCLDHDNSSFLVSFMVDARGGAMRGCRHNGLRIIVPPRKCSAPTRVTCRLVKRHRLASMPPMVEGEGLAGKIIEVGPTGAQFLGKLHLPTAPPPLNEGESLVSRILQLGPPGTKFLGPVIVEIPHFAALRGIERELVILRSETGESWREHHCEHTEEELNQILNGMDEELDPPEELEKKRICRIITRDFPQYFAVVSRIKQDSHLIGPEGGVLSSTLVPQVQAVFPEGALTKRIRVGLQAQPISEELVRKILGSKATFSPIVTLEPRRRKFHKPITMTIPVPKSQTSDGTNNTPTLRLLCSITGGTTPAQWEDITGSTPLTFINQCVSFTTNVSARFWLIDCRQIQESVNFSSQLYREIICVPYMAKFVIFAKTLDPIEARLRCFCMTDDKMDKTLEQQENFTEVARSRDVEVLEGKPIFADCFGNLVPLTKSGQHHVFSFYAFKENRLSLFIKIRDSNQEPCGRLSFTKEPRTYRTLNLNAICNLNICLPVYSKDSDSDQDGDEESDKTQEKYNDGSESTEFSMLQIVHDPATLASPDLLSDVSDMKQDLIKMSVLLTSEKSEHSFSTETGQQSEKTENEEVDEPFVIVEKVKKDLEKVEEILCKGTRDETRGGTAGKSISIDNEEWILLSKADVDELESKNITKATETVFQEVQMNRDTILGSPSKRDMSGMVSDISTDLEQCFTEIPVPVSHPQDAEIVQQSFKEVILTRGRKHRPAEIKKPARRKRKEGEFASGSSEDDLERMSRSQSEESLDEDAVIGISVPVFGSVPVSPKVVETPIGSIKDKIKALQNKVEEEKDVETQKWKPQKVSASQGKVYVTETEISPKSPKSPRSQTERLEETMSVKDLMRAFQTGQDPSKCKSGLFEHKAITTVTSETARSVVIQVAPHDNQMTVTTQHLQDKIVADNKICKESNVIDPDTTEYNESTILDHGTPLMTIDSTRPSQNKASDQAEFISEVIFNFGKQSPPENQSTNEMVDHNEKPSQEPGRFESEELQKTSKIVKNEDLGLMSERVNYIICQDRRLSVEPQISPNRKPSEDFSADIKAELEDNAEYQLFKQISGAVNKQYLMSSDGISAEDEEEQIHQTSMDSYSYDADTNIEFTTEVVQGEPLLPNEMLDEDLEESPDSDKHEALADSPVNSTETKTPHSSTGDSDKHEGLAETPQTNPEIHVSFLDTTAEDIEYAIEQDVRIRQNTTLRSYSKLDMSDMVSHLSSDLEQCLKETGAPVSHQQDVDIVQESFIEIVLTHAAEIKTPGREFARCSLKEDLKGISRSQSEESLDENAVSGGSVPVFGSVSVSPRVVEILTDNPEDRHPGTVESTTEQEIHIIRDTRLSSPPKRHMSGMVSHLSSDLEQCLKETPVPVSHPQDVDIVQESCKEVVLSCDSKHRSVEIKMTAREFESCSLEEDLEKISRSQSEESLEEIAVGGGSVPVFGSVSVSPRVVKTLIESPEDRHPGTLESTTEQGVRIKQGTILSSPPKRDMSDMISHLSSDLEEMAEPVSHPQNVDIGQESFKEVVLTHGSKYHQTEVKMPAREFGSGNLEDDLKRKSRSQSDESLDEDAVIGESIHVFGSVSVSSRVVETPIKNPEDRHPWTLETKDTTEQKVQIKQDTILSSPPKRDMPDMVSHFSSDLEQCLKETSVPVSHLQDVDIVQDSFEEDFLTHDSKHHPGEVEMPAKEFGSGSLEDDLERMSRSQSEESLDEDAVIGESIHYFGSVSVSSRVVETLIENPEVTHPWTMETEDTTEQEVRIKQDIILSSPPKRDIVSHLSSDLEQCLKETPVPVSHLQDVDIVQESFEEDFLTHDSKHHPGEVEMPAKEFGSGSLEDDLERMSRSQSEESLDEDAVIGESIHDFGSVSVSSRVVQTSIENPEDRHPWSLETEDTTEQEVRIKRDIILSSPKRDMSDMVSHLSSDLEQCLKETPVPVSHLQDVDIDQESFEEDFLTHDSKHHSGEVKMPARKFGSGTLEADLDRISRSQSEESLDEDAVIGESIHHFGSVSVSSRVVETLIENPEDRHPWTMETEDTTEQEVQIKGDSILSSLPKRDMSDMVSHLSSDLEQCLKETPVPVGHLQDVDIVQESFEEDFLTHDSKHHSGEVKMPARKFGSGTLEADLDRISRSQSEESLDEDAVIGKSIHHFGSVSVSSKVVETLIENPEDRHPGTLETEDTTEQEVRIKGDSILSSPPKRDMSDMVSHLSIDLEQCLKETPVPVSHLQDEDIVQESFEEDFLTRDSRHNLGEVKMPAKEFGSGSLEDDLERMSRSQSEESLDEDAVIGESIPDFGSVSVPSRVVKTPIENPEDRHPWSLETEDTTEQEVRIKRDIILSSPPKRDMSDMVSHLSSDLEQCLKETPVPVAHLQDVDIVQESFEEDFLTHGSKYHSGEVKMPAREFGSGTSEADLERMSRSQSEESLDEDAVIGESIPDIGSVSVSSRVVETPVEYPEDRYPGTMETEDTTEQEVRIKRDTILSSPPKRDMSDMVSHLSTDLEQCLKETPEPVSHLQDEDIVQESFEEDFLTRDSKHNLGEVKMPAKEFGSGSLEDDLERMSRSQYEESLDEDGVIGEAIPDFGSVSVSSRVVETPIENPEDRHPWSLETEDTTEQDVRIKQDTLLSSPPKRDMSDMVSHLSSDLEQCLKETPVPVGHLQDVDIVQECFEEDFLTHDSKHHSGEEKMPAREFESGTSEADLEKMSRSQSEESLDEDAVIGISEPIFGSIHVSPRVVETLTADIMEARETESTNKQAILVTSYERVESDKSDLACTVISLKNKTESPFLDDSRTDLPSPSTKTESPSPNDSKIDSLLSFTKADLPSPDDSNIIIQDTIQVMKYSYMEPMGGETTIQKSTESTYTESTSIYSESRKSIDSDIITEPEGIIQYSLHSEDTPNRPLNLDSLEFKTMTDSKTFCQMDSLETSPVKEDSSSHKSPDSIEPSPIKESPCPDSLDGSPTGQGHDIERVFSMSQTSVEDFVENAESQKKSESFQSLGTQQTSDMEDVSMTLHPKESDSDELKDTDALQRQITPEEQMFKQASDMEDVSITMNPKESDSDELEDTDALQRQFTPEEQMFKQTSDMEDVSMTLDPKESDSDELEDTDSLQRQFTPEEQMFKQTSDMEDVSMTLDPKESDSDELEDTNALQRQFTPQEQMFKQTSDIEDVSMTLGPKESDSDELEDTDGLQRQFTPEEQMFKQTSDMEDVSMTLDPKESDSDELEDTDGLQRQFTPEEQMFKMAAKIKTFDEMEKDQAKKKKVKFDFDCISKQPKEEVLSPQQSPLDFTTVSTNESQEQWLENLTESDPPGPVSPLFSSSSGDEYDSPNLAKSSHKVSEETIQVLKTMDEDEHSHLGTVDLQPCTYRPFVQTPIEHEEDYENIHSEYYNAVIGEVYTTDATGQDVVVTSQLQIKMEIEIASDVENKSPGESQTSENITEPISPLDLMCTAENKVLDETQAVAFIYEEDHKGKSIEMPSSPRDLVPWSAEIEDDEAFDARIEAEEQKILALCTDRRSRETTPDTTPGRTPTEEGTPNPFLFQEGKLFEMTRGGAIDMTRRTVEDNEERVFFPVNEDPTEQDTFEQATSNTSESVASFELPLDGIMQQDHITDESDSKSEAFSETETEDLVQSKYQEPTDFSMQSEQESPTENCLIYEDTLIPNIDTATSTVTRTVYSDQDLESSDSSVEDDQHSVVEMPMFTQESVVSTSVSDHTVNQKQSLSSFSTESKEIVTEMEDITPKPKIHIKAASFDRTLGQGDSTERSQRPKSEADIDHSEWSMYVAEDHINIDYPKPKTLSSQLPFPQDQDNLPQPSNQPEPSLECSQELDLTKTEFEKVKGERASLDSDIESNLKIVRPPSIGEDVFETRPNWEDSVETQMQRISDSTTPDQCKADWHDDADRKEETLAIIADLLGFSWTELAKELEFNVDEIQQVRAENPNSLQEQSHALLQRWVEREGKHATEDTLIKRLTKINRMDIVHLIEIQMHKSVQEQTSRTYAEIEKTLDHSEALSSVQEDVDSVRMVRRVETSQRHPPAVSEEDLSVASLLDIPSWAETMGNAHSESIHGDLMEELEIIQDSFTNQWPSQELKKEPTNEAAEGDDVPDIPPQSVTEEQYTDAQGNLVVKKVTRKVIRRCVSSDGVEREQVRVEGSEQQPVIVEQGDGYSRVMKRTVLKSEGHQTEVTFHERDVTSSSKEETAGGSRVSQVFQTTVVHGEHLEKQEGDADLAADLSSARDDFTQDEDAEV